One genomic segment of Helianthus annuus cultivar XRQ/B chromosome 14, HanXRQr2.0-SUNRISE, whole genome shotgun sequence includes these proteins:
- the LOC110906007 gene encoding sphingosine kinase 2-like — MLAVIQGHKRSLDVATIWQGQSRFFSVLMLAWGLIADIDIESEQYRWMGSARMDLYVDRRYKQYYHQMQIIISSLQVIAEGRAAKTYTSLALETNSCRFRCLRDAIDSQVTRFQ, encoded by the exons ATGCTTGCTGTCATTCAAG GGCATAAACGCTCTCTGGATGTAGCCACAATCTGGCAAGGGCAGTCTAGATTTTTCAGTGTCTTGATGCTTGCATGGG gACTGATAGCTGACATAGATATCGAGTCTGAGCAGTATCGGTGGATGGGAAGTGCTCGAATGGATTTATAT GTTGATAGAAGATACAAACAATATTATCATCAAATGCAGATAATTATATCATCATTACAAGTAATTGCTGAAGGTAGAGCAGCAAAAACCTACACATCACTCGCACTCGAGACCAATTCATGCCGTTTTCGGTGCTTGAGAGATGCAATCGACAGCCAGGTAACACGTTTTCAATAA